From a region of the uncultured Draconibacterium sp. genome:
- the gltX gene encoding glutamate--tRNA ligase encodes MSERKVRVRFAPSPTGPLHMGGVRTALFNYLFAKKHGGEFILRIEDTDQTRFVPGAEDYIIESLNWCGLTPVEGPGIGGDFGPYRQSERKELYKKYADQLVESGWAYYAFDTPEEIDALRKEAEANKETFSYGIATRDNLNNSLKLSEEEVQQKIAAGEAYVIRFKMPADTDVSEEDLIRGNVTFNTTKSLDDKVLFKSDGMPTYHLANVVDDHLMEISHVIRGEEWLPSMPLHVLLYKALGWEETKPRFAHLPLILKPVGKGKLSKRDGDKLGFPVFPLLWTDPKTGDVSRGYREDGYFPEAFINLLALLGWNPGTEQEFFSLEELGEIFSLERVVKSGSRFDPEKAKWFNKHYFQEKSVEELAELFKPVLAEKGVEASDEKVNAVVAEIKERCEFVAELWEQSSYFFVAPTEYDAKTVKKRWKENTSGQLTEIVNVFETVENWKADAIKEAFSAFMNEKEWGFGTIMNPLRLALVGGNMGPDLFVICELLGKEESIARIKTAIERI; translated from the coding sequence ATGAGCGAAAGAAAAGTACGGGTACGATTTGCCCCAAGTCCTACCGGGCCGTTGCATATGGGCGGTGTTCGAACAGCCTTATTTAATTACCTGTTTGCAAAAAAACACGGTGGCGAATTTATACTCCGAATTGAAGATACCGACCAAACCCGTTTTGTTCCGGGTGCCGAAGATTATATTATTGAAAGCCTGAACTGGTGCGGACTAACACCGGTTGAAGGTCCCGGAATAGGTGGCGATTTTGGCCCATACCGTCAAAGTGAAAGGAAAGAGTTGTATAAAAAATATGCCGATCAGCTGGTAGAAAGCGGCTGGGCGTATTATGCTTTTGACACACCCGAAGAAATTGATGCGCTGCGAAAAGAAGCGGAAGCCAACAAGGAAACGTTCTCCTACGGAATTGCCACGCGCGACAACCTGAATAACTCGCTCAAATTATCGGAAGAAGAAGTTCAGCAAAAAATAGCAGCAGGCGAAGCTTACGTAATTCGTTTTAAGATGCCTGCCGATACCGACGTTTCAGAGGAAGATCTGATTCGTGGCAACGTAACTTTTAACACCACAAAAAGTCTCGACGACAAGGTGCTATTTAAATCGGATGGAATGCCAACTTACCACCTTGCCAATGTGGTTGACGATCATTTAATGGAGATCTCTCATGTTATTCGTGGCGAAGAATGGTTACCATCGATGCCCTTACATGTTTTATTGTACAAAGCGTTGGGTTGGGAAGAAACCAAACCACGTTTTGCGCATCTTCCGCTAATTTTAAAACCGGTTGGAAAAGGAAAGCTTAGCAAACGCGATGGCGACAAACTGGGATTCCCGGTATTTCCTTTACTGTGGACCGATCCGAAAACAGGCGACGTTTCGCGCGGATACCGCGAAGACGGCTATTTCCCTGAGGCGTTTATCAACCTGTTGGCATTATTGGGCTGGAACCCGGGAACAGAACAGGAATTCTTCTCGCTGGAAGAACTGGGAGAAATCTTCAGTCTTGAGCGCGTAGTGAAGTCAGGTTCACGTTTTGATCCGGAAAAAGCAAAGTGGTTTAACAAACATTATTTTCAGGAAAAATCGGTTGAGGAACTTGCTGAGCTATTCAAACCTGTATTAGCAGAAAAGGGAGTGGAAGCATCGGATGAAAAAGTAAATGCAGTAGTTGCCGAGATAAAAGAGCGCTGCGAATTTGTTGCTGAATTGTGGGAGCAGAGCAGTTACTTTTTTGTGGCTCCGACCGAGTACGATGCAAAAACAGTAAAAAAACGCTGGAAAGAAAATACATCAGGCCAGTTAACAGAAATAGTAAACGTTTTTGAAACGGTTGAAAACTGGAAAGCCGATGCCATAAAAGAAGCCTTTTCGGCCTTTATGAACGAAAAAGAATGGGGCTTTGGCACCATTATGAATCCACTTCGTTTAGCACTCGTTGGTGGAAATATGGGCCCCGATCTCTTTGTTATTTGCGAGCTGCTGGGTAAAGAAGAAAGTATTGCCCGTATAAAAACGGCAATCGAAAGAATATAG
- a CDS encoding LPXTG cell wall anchor domain-containing protein: MKRVIAMIGLFIMSLPTMLLMAQDQGTYIDNLGAQDSSYLEEVPLAGAEQASGSNTTVIVIVVAVVVVAAAVFFFMKKKKK, encoded by the coding sequence ATGAAAAGAGTGATTGCAATGATCGGATTGTTTATTATGAGTTTACCAACAATGTTGCTAATGGCGCAAGACCAGGGAACATACATTGATAATTTGGGTGCTCAGGACAGTTCGTATTTGGAAGAAGTGCCGTTGGCTGGTGCTGAACAAGCTTCAGGTTCAAATACCACTGTAATAGTTATTGTTGTTGCAGTTGTTGTTGTAGCGGCGGCTGTTTTCTTTTTTATGAAGAAAAAGAAAAAGTAA
- a CDS encoding four helix bundle protein → MQKTTKTGFRGLTVYKKSFALAMEIFEISKNFPSEEKYELTDQVRRSSRAVCRAIGEGYRKRQYPKHFSSKMSDSDMANTETQVSLDFAKECNYISEKAYKDLIEKSEEVGRLLNHMVENPEKYIPRGAGNNSRQ, encoded by the coding sequence ATGCAAAAAACAACTAAAACTGGATTTCGGGGTTTAACAGTTTATAAAAAATCATTTGCTTTGGCGATGGAGATTTTTGAGATATCAAAGAACTTCCCTTCCGAAGAAAAATATGAGTTAACAGATCAGGTTAGACGATCGTCGCGTGCTGTTTGTCGGGCAATTGGTGAAGGATATCGAAAACGGCAATATCCAAAACATTTTTCGAGTAAAATGAGTGATTCGGATATGGCGAATACAGAAACACAGGTGTCTTTGGATTTTGCCAAGGAGTGTAATTATATATCGGAGAAGGCCTATAAAGATCTTATAGAGAAATCAGAGGAAGTTGGCCGTTTATTGAATCACATGGTTGAGAATCCGGAAAAATATATACCCCGGGGAGCCGGAAATAATAGTAGGCAATAA
- a CDS encoding glycosyltransferase family 2 protein translates to MKLSVVIPLFNESAVLSLLINEVHHSLMTLGEAFEVVCVDDGSADDTLQQLLEMKSKKPELKVVSLSRNFGLQAAIAAGLEYTKGEYVVVMDGDMQDPPELIKELFQKINATKGDVVSAVRSERGEKFSKRFYINVFHKIFRNISEEQQLEQAGNFCIMSRRAVSAILKFTEQNRYFPGIRNFIGFQHDTIVYERPDRADGVAKMTSKKLFSLAADAIYSFSKWPIKLCLYLGLLGVLVFLLAIVYTLVSKYTGLAPTGWSSTFLAISFFGSVQLTFLGLIGEYIYRIYKEVQKRPVYLVKEVYE, encoded by the coding sequence ATGAAACTATCCGTTGTAATACCATTATTTAACGAAAGTGCCGTGCTATCGCTTCTGATAAACGAAGTGCACCATAGCCTGATGACTTTGGGTGAAGCTTTCGAAGTGGTGTGTGTTGACGACGGAAGTGCTGACGATACGCTTCAACAGCTTCTTGAAATGAAATCGAAGAAGCCGGAGTTAAAAGTGGTATCGTTGTCACGAAATTTTGGATTGCAGGCTGCCATCGCTGCCGGATTGGAATACACCAAAGGCGAGTATGTGGTCGTAATGGATGGCGATATGCAGGATCCGCCGGAGCTGATAAAAGAGCTTTTCCAAAAAATAAATGCCACCAAGGGTGACGTGGTTTCAGCAGTTCGCTCCGAACGTGGCGAAAAGTTCAGCAAGCGCTTTTACATCAATGTCTTTCATAAAATTTTCCGGAATATTTCGGAAGAGCAACAACTGGAACAGGCGGGTAACTTTTGTATCATGAGCCGCCGGGCTGTTTCGGCTATTTTGAAATTTACCGAGCAAAACCGCTATTTTCCGGGCATCCGGAATTTTATCGGTTTTCAGCACGATACCATTGTTTACGAGCGTCCGGACAGAGCCGATGGTGTAGCTAAAATGACTAGCAAAAAATTGTTTTCGCTGGCTGCCGATGCCATTTATTCGTTCTCGAAATGGCCTATTAAACTGTGTTTGTATCTCGGTTTGCTTGGCGTTTTGGTATTCTTACTGGCGATTGTTTACACGCTGGTTTCAAAATATACAGGTTTGGCGCCTACCGGTTGGTCATCAACCTTTTTGGCAATCAGTTTTTTTGGGTCGGTACAGCTTACTTTTTTGGGGCTTATTGGCGAATATATTTACCGCATTTACAAAGAGGTGCAAAAGCGCCCGGTTTACCTGGTGAAGGAGGTTTATGAATAA
- a CDS encoding ATP-binding protein codes for MATLPRKLLNEVRNSLTYFPIVAIIGPRQVGKTTLVKQLISNTGEECIYLDLERASDLNKLTDPELFFSQNREKMIIIDEIQFKEDLYPLLRSLVDETRKPGQFILLGSASPDLIRDSSETLAGRIAYHRLHPLTMDEIPLEMDQNKLWIRGGFPDALLAPTSDLTWQWMENFVNTYLNRDLLQLGLNAPGRTIRNLWSMLAHSSGQILNTSTFASSLGLSSPTINKYIDFLEGAFLIYSLQAFAPNMKKRLVKRPKLYLTDTGILHHLIGTENFNELAGHPGLGASWETFVLNQILAIKKRMIKIFFYRTHHGAEADFVLTKGEKVVAGIEVKYTNSPKLTKGNHNAFQDLNSPTNFVITPSSDDYLLQKNIRVCSLKTFLKNYLPEL; via the coding sequence ATGGCTACACTTCCGCGAAAATTACTTAACGAAGTAAGAAACTCACTTACTTATTTTCCAATCGTGGCAATAATTGGCCCCAGACAAGTTGGGAAAACAACCTTGGTTAAACAGTTAATTTCCAACACCGGGGAAGAGTGTATTTACCTGGATTTGGAACGAGCATCCGATTTGAACAAGTTAACAGATCCCGAACTATTTTTTTCGCAGAACCGCGAAAAAATGATAATTATCGATGAAATTCAATTCAAAGAAGATCTTTACCCACTTTTAAGATCCCTGGTAGATGAAACCCGTAAACCAGGGCAATTTATATTACTGGGTTCGGCATCTCCGGATTTAATTCGCGATAGTTCGGAGACACTGGCAGGAAGGATTGCCTATCATCGTCTACATCCACTTACCATGGATGAAATTCCATTAGAAATGGATCAAAACAAGCTATGGATAAGAGGTGGTTTCCCCGATGCACTACTTGCTCCCACCTCTGATTTAACATGGCAATGGATGGAGAATTTTGTTAATACCTATTTAAATCGCGATCTGCTACAACTAGGATTAAATGCACCAGGGCGCACAATACGAAACCTTTGGTCTATGTTGGCACATTCCAGCGGACAGATATTAAATACATCAACATTTGCAAGTTCTTTGGGACTGTCCTCTCCTACCATCAATAAATACATCGATTTCCTTGAAGGCGCTTTTCTTATATACAGTTTACAGGCATTTGCTCCTAACATGAAAAAACGCCTTGTAAAACGCCCCAAATTATATTTAACAGACACAGGAATTCTTCACCACTTAATCGGGACAGAAAACTTCAATGAATTGGCTGGGCATCCGGGTTTAGGCGCATCATGGGAAACCTTTGTGTTAAACCAAATTTTAGCAATAAAAAAAAGAATGATAAAAATATTTTTCTACCGAACCCACCATGGAGCGGAAGCTGATTTTGTATTAACAAAAGGAGAAAAGGTAGTGGCAGGAATCGAAGTGAAGTATACAAATTCGCCCAAACTCACAAAGGGAAACCATAATGCATTTCAAGATTTAAATTCACCGACTAACTTTGTCATTACACCTTCTTCTGATGATTATCTGCTACAAAAAAACATCAGGGTATGTTCGTTAAAAACTTTTTTAAAGAATTACCTTCCTGAACTGTAG
- a CDS encoding phospholipid carrier-dependent glycosyltransferase, translating to MNKLADILTARNVFCISLFVAAVILLSLAPKAAVNVDEMLHYPHAKRVVNWYYTGGEDVSCLDTPVDNLKYYGQSVDNLTALINRAFSIDNEFLTRHFTGAVFFFLLLLFAGLLGKEISNSYWVAATVVLSLMLTPRLFGQAFGNLKDIPFAIGYVAGIYFIIKYLKQFPKVNWKTVIGLGLAIAFTCSVRIGGLILFAYLGVGIVVIVLSKPFLLKYIVSTKSCFVRLMGQWLVIVFAGYFLGLLFWPYALQDVVRHPLESLSVMEHYKISIKQLFEGEVIWSSALPWHYLIKWILIATPEFILLGILYFGAFLTYKFSKPLSEQLSIELFVFFTLLFPVVYVIVIGSNLYSGMRQMLFVVPVMVVLAVIGLFQFINLDISKKVKIPAIALFFVFMILPFQHQAKTFPADYIYFNAISGGNKAAWSNYEYDYYFHGMKEATDYLIPEIGDKEAIVAMNCQLPNYFEQLPNIDFQYTRYLERSSVDWDYALFGVNYIHPYLLKNDTWQSTRIVKTFYHKGNPLVVLLERQTKDDFKGIDLLKHRKWDEAEVLLKKELQTDPNNVWMFVNLANLKLAQRKYTELDQLLEKGRAIHPYYEPLYLLEAQKFFDQGKFEESYAVLEELMQVNPRYKNAAPLLKKVKEKLNK from the coding sequence ATGAATAAATTAGCCGACATATTAACTGCACGGAATGTGTTTTGCATCAGCTTGTTTGTGGCTGCTGTGATTCTGCTGTCGTTAGCGCCAAAGGCAGCTGTTAATGTCGACGAGATGTTGCATTACCCACATGCAAAACGTGTGGTTAACTGGTATTATACCGGCGGAGAGGATGTATCGTGCCTTGACACTCCAGTCGACAATTTAAAATATTACGGTCAGTCGGTTGATAACCTCACCGCACTGATCAACCGTGCATTCTCCATCGACAATGAATTTTTAACACGACATTTTACAGGAGCTGTATTTTTCTTTTTACTGCTGTTGTTTGCCGGTTTGCTGGGAAAAGAAATTAGTAATTCATACTGGGTGGCAGCAACCGTAGTTTTATCGCTGATGCTCACACCGCGATTATTTGGACAGGCATTTGGCAATTTAAAAGATATTCCGTTTGCAATCGGTTATGTGGCTGGTATTTACTTCATAATAAAATATTTAAAACAATTTCCTAAAGTGAACTGGAAAACAGTGATTGGCCTTGGATTGGCCATTGCTTTTACCTGTTCTGTGCGTATCGGAGGGTTAATTCTGTTTGCCTACCTCGGGGTGGGAATTGTAGTTATCGTTCTTTCGAAGCCTTTTTTACTTAAATATATCGTTTCAACTAAATCTTGTTTTGTAAGGTTAATGGGCCAGTGGCTGGTAATAGTATTTGCAGGTTATTTCCTCGGACTATTATTCTGGCCCTATGCCTTGCAGGACGTGGTGCGTCATCCGCTCGAAAGTTTATCGGTAATGGAGCACTACAAAATCAGCATCAAACAGTTGTTCGAAGGCGAGGTAATCTGGAGTTCAGCACTGCCATGGCATTACCTGATTAAATGGATTTTGATAGCAACACCCGAGTTTATTTTGCTCGGGATCCTATATTTTGGAGCCTTTTTAACCTATAAATTTTCTAAACCGTTAAGCGAACAACTCAGTATAGAGTTGTTCGTCTTTTTTACGCTACTTTTCCCGGTGGTGTATGTAATTGTAATCGGATCGAATCTGTACAGCGGGATGCGGCAAATGTTGTTTGTTGTTCCGGTGATGGTTGTTTTGGCGGTTATCGGTTTGTTTCAATTCATAAACCTCGACATTAGCAAAAAGGTAAAAATACCGGCTATCGCGCTGTTTTTTGTTTTTATGATTTTGCCCTTTCAACACCAGGCGAAAACTTTTCCTGCCGATTATATTTATTTCAATGCTATTTCGGGAGGGAACAAAGCTGCGTGGAGCAATTATGAATATGATTATTATTTCCATGGCATGAAGGAGGCAACCGATTATTTAATCCCCGAAATTGGTGATAAAGAAGCGATAGTAGCGATGAATTGCCAGTTGCCCAATTATTTCGAGCAGCTACCCAACATCGATTTTCAATACACACGTTACCTCGAACGCAGTTCGGTAGACTGGGATTATGCCTTGTTTGGTGTGAATTATATTCATCCGTATTTGCTGAAGAACGATACCTGGCAATCGACGCGAATCGTAAAGACTTTTTACCACAAAGGAAATCCGCTGGTGGTGTTGTTGGAAAGGCAAACGAAAGATGATTTTAAAGGGATTGACCTTTTGAAACACCGAAAATGGGACGAAGCCGAAGTATTATTAAAAAAGGAACTGCAAACAGACCCCAATAATGTTTGGATGTTTGTAAATTTGGCGAATTTAAAATTGGCACAACGCAAGTATACCGAGCTCGACCAATTATTGGAAAAAGGCCGGGCAATACATCCTTATTACGAGCCGTTGTATTTGCTCGAGGCACAAAAATTCTTTGATCAGGGCAAGTTTGAAGAAAGCTATGCGGTTTTGGAAGAGTTGATGCAAGTGAATCCGCGTTACAAAAATGCGGCACCACTATTGAAGAAAGTAAAAGAGAAATTAAATAAGTAA
- a CDS encoding SUMF1/EgtB/PvdO family nonheme iron enzyme, which translates to MTDKTIKRKHYMLFVAGGLSVILFLLLFNKTVTYTSTNDFCNSCHVHPHAETSWKLSVHHNTPSGVSVKCVDCHLPPEDQTARFLTRKAYHGFHDLYAYLTMDPEEIDWAAKRSVEASKHFVYEDGCLKCHTNMFPSTLNAQGSQQHIKYIRDPENNSCMQCHHDVGHYRGETNLLVGLEETVDPNEIYTEPAKVTAFETFEEQIPGTAVSFKMIAIPGGQFKMGSPADEPYRERDEGPVRDVEVDNFWMAEIEVSWNEYLAFFTATGSQGRKEAVEVDEETDGVSGATPPWGAPDQGWGKGTRPAITMSHHAAETYCRWLSQETGRKYRLPTEAEWEYAARGGTQMPYFFEGSPKDFEADGFIKKLFGSNKEVINQYVVSHLNSPNRTQQPDVVEANPYGLKNMLGNVAEFCLDYYDPQVYGKYPKGVVKNPRGPRNGMEHVVRGGSFRNSPKDLRVAARDFTKTEAWLVTDPQIPKSIWWYSDTKSVGFRVVCEYNEEMITSEKK; encoded by the coding sequence ATGACTGATAAGACAATTAAACGCAAGCACTACATGCTCTTTGTTGCGGGAGGACTAAGTGTAATTCTCTTTTTGCTGTTATTTAATAAAACAGTTACCTACACTTCTACAAATGATTTTTGTAATTCATGTCATGTTCACCCACATGCTGAAACCAGCTGGAAACTATCAGTTCATCATAACACCCCCAGTGGCGTTTCTGTTAAATGTGTTGACTGCCACTTGCCACCTGAAGATCAAACAGCCCGTTTTTTAACCCGTAAAGCTTATCATGGATTTCATGATTTGTATGCCTACCTGACAATGGACCCAGAAGAGATTGATTGGGCGGCTAAACGATCGGTTGAAGCTTCAAAACATTTTGTTTACGAAGATGGATGTTTGAAATGCCATACCAATATGTTCCCGTCGACGCTGAATGCACAGGGAAGTCAGCAACATATAAAATATATCCGTGATCCGGAAAATAATTCATGTATGCAGTGTCATCATGATGTTGGGCATTACCGCGGTGAAACCAACTTGCTGGTAGGATTGGAAGAAACGGTAGATCCGAATGAAATTTATACTGAGCCTGCTAAAGTCACGGCATTTGAAACCTTTGAAGAGCAAATACCCGGAACAGCGGTATCGTTTAAAATGATTGCCATTCCCGGTGGTCAGTTTAAAATGGGAAGCCCGGCTGATGAACCTTACCGCGAAAGAGATGAAGGTCCTGTTCGCGATGTTGAAGTTGATAATTTCTGGATGGCAGAAATAGAAGTTTCGTGGAATGAATACCTGGCCTTTTTTACCGCTACCGGCTCGCAGGGGCGGAAAGAAGCGGTAGAAGTTGATGAAGAAACCGATGGCGTTTCGGGAGCAACACCACCTTGGGGAGCGCCCGATCAGGGATGGGGAAAAGGGACACGTCCGGCCATTACAATGAGCCATCATGCGGCGGAAACGTATTGCCGTTGGTTGAGTCAGGAAACAGGCCGAAAATATAGATTACCTACCGAAGCTGAATGGGAATATGCAGCACGCGGAGGTACACAAATGCCCTATTTCTTCGAGGGATCGCCTAAAGATTTTGAAGCCGATGGATTTATCAAGAAATTATTTGGCAGCAATAAAGAAGTGATTAACCAGTATGTAGTATCTCACCTGAACAGTCCGAATAGAACCCAGCAACCCGATGTCGTTGAGGCCAATCCTTACGGTTTGAAAAATATGCTGGGCAATGTGGCTGAATTCTGCCTTGATTATTACGACCCACAGGTGTATGGAAAATATCCGAAAGGAGTGGTGAAAAATCCGAGAGGACCAAGAAACGGAATGGAGCACGTTGTTCGTGGAGGTTCGTTCCGCAACTCGCCAAAAGACTTACGTGTGGCAGCCCGCGATTTTACAAAAACCGAAGCCTGGTTAGTAACCGATCCGCAAATCCCAAAAAGTATTTGGTGGTATTCTGATACCAAAAGTGTTGGTTTCAGAGTGGTTTGCGAGTACAATGAAGAAATGATTACATCAGAAAAAAAATAA
- the kbl gene encoding glycine C-acetyltransferase, giving the protein MYGKIKNDLRNTLEELKEQGLYKSERIITTSQSSEIAVSTGETVLNFCANNYLGLANNPEVVKAAQDIMNDWGFGLSSVRFICGTQSIHKQLEEKVSEFLGTEDTILYCACFDANGGVFEPLLGADSAIISDELNHASIIDGVRLCKAQRFRYKHSDMAELEQCLKDASGAKYRLIVTDGVFSMDGDIANLPDIVKLAKKYDALVMVDDSHATGYIGKTGRGTAEHYDLLGEIDIITTTFGKAMGGGNGGCTSGRREIIDMLRQRSRPYLFSNTLAPATVGATLKVIEMLSGGADLPAKTMANADRFRTKMEAAGFDLVKGDTAIVPVMVYDEPLAIKFADKLLKEGVYVIGFCFPVVPRGKARIRVQLSAAHSFEEIDRAVEAFIKVGKELGII; this is encoded by the coding sequence ATGTACGGAAAAATTAAGAACGACCTAAGAAACACGCTTGAAGAATTAAAAGAGCAGGGATTATATAAAAGCGAACGGATTATTACCACTTCGCAAAGCTCTGAAATTGCAGTGTCGACGGGAGAAACGGTGCTGAATTTTTGTGCTAACAATTACCTGGGACTGGCCAACAATCCGGAGGTTGTTAAAGCTGCACAAGACATTATGAACGACTGGGGATTCGGACTTTCATCGGTGCGTTTTATTTGCGGAACACAATCTATTCACAAACAGTTGGAAGAAAAGGTTTCTGAGTTTTTGGGAACGGAAGACACAATTTTATACTGTGCCTGTTTTGATGCCAACGGTGGAGTTTTTGAGCCACTTTTAGGTGCTGATTCGGCGATTATTTCTGATGAGTTAAACCATGCGTCAATTATCGATGGAGTGCGTTTGTGTAAAGCACAGCGTTTTCGTTACAAACACTCTGATATGGCGGAGTTGGAGCAATGTTTAAAAGATGCATCGGGAGCGAAATATCGTTTAATTGTAACCGACGGTGTTTTCTCGATGGATGGAGACATTGCCAACTTGCCCGACATTGTTAAGCTGGCCAAAAAATACGATGCACTGGTAATGGTTGACGATTCGCATGCAACAGGATACATCGGAAAAACCGGACGTGGTACTGCTGAGCATTACGATTTACTTGGCGAGATTGATATTATAACCACCACTTTCGGGAAAGCCATGGGCGGTGGAAACGGTGGTTGTACTTCAGGGCGTCGCGAGATCATCGATATGTTGCGTCAACGTTCGCGTCCGTATTTGTTCTCGAATACTTTAGCACCGGCTACTGTTGGAGCAACGTTAAAAGTTATCGAGATGCTTTCGGGTGGAGCCGATCTGCCGGCCAAAACAATGGCAAATGCTGATCGTTTCAGAACGAAAATGGAAGCAGCTGGTTTTGATTTGGTGAAAGGCGATACGGCAATTGTCCCGGTAATGGTTTACGACGAGCCACTGGCCATCAAATTCGCCGACAAACTGTTAAAAGAAGGCGTTTATGTTATCGGATTCTGTTTCCCTGTAGTTCCGCGCGGAAAAGCAAGGATTCGGGTTCAGCTTTCAGCAGCACACTCTTTTGAGGAAATCGACAGGGCCGTTGAAGCCTTTATTAAGGTGGGTAAAGAATTGGGAATTATTTAA
- a CDS encoding Gfo/Idh/MocA family oxidoreductase, whose amino-acid sequence MSKDQLSRRNFLEKSALIGAAGVIGLNALSSCKNATKEVDYEFPPLLDQAPDGKELKVGLVGCGNRGTGAALNFLAAGHGLHLVALADVFEDKVWDCRDKLLKQRVEVPEANCFWGFDAYKSLLDVDLDVVILATPPHFRPMHFDAAVQAKKHVFLEKPVCVDPVGARQIMATSKKAENMGLSVITGTQRRHSRDYLETYKQVASGAIGDLVAAKAYWLQSHVWFRTREEGWSDMEYMLRNWNSFCWLGGDHILDTHVHNIDIVNWFMGKTPEAAIGFGGRHRRLTGDQYDFFSIDFDFGKGISSHSFSRQIDGCANQLGEVIMGTEGYTNCKNTIFNHDGSVKWTYEYPKNKDGRSTGVVAVSPYVQEHIHLVTSIRTNKPVVEAYRTAESTLTAIMGRTAAYTGQKVTWEEMMTSNEKLGPDKYEMGPVDMEFPVPKQGTQHKA is encoded by the coding sequence ATGAGTAAAGATCAACTATCACGCAGGAATTTTCTGGAGAAATCAGCATTAATCGGTGCTGCCGGAGTAATTGGTTTAAATGCACTGAGTTCTTGTAAAAACGCAACAAAAGAGGTTGATTACGAATTTCCTCCGTTGCTTGATCAGGCTCCCGATGGTAAGGAATTAAAAGTAGGATTGGTAGGTTGTGGAAACCGGGGGACCGGCGCTGCATTGAACTTTTTGGCAGCAGGGCACGGTTTACATCTGGTGGCACTTGCCGATGTGTTTGAAGATAAGGTTTGGGATTGCCGCGATAAATTGTTAAAGCAACGCGTTGAGGTGCCGGAAGCCAATTGTTTCTGGGGGTTCGATGCTTATAAAAGTTTGCTGGATGTGGATTTAGATGTGGTAATTTTAGCTACACCTCCGCATTTCCGCCCGATGCACTTTGATGCTGCGGTGCAGGCAAAAAAACATGTATTTCTGGAAAAACCTGTTTGTGTTGATCCGGTTGGAGCGCGCCAGATTATGGCCACTTCTAAGAAGGCAGAAAACATGGGGTTGTCGGTAATTACAGGAACACAGCGCCGCCACAGCCGCGATTACCTGGAAACCTATAAACAAGTGGCTTCGGGAGCAATTGGCGATTTGGTAGCTGCAAAAGCTTATTGGTTGCAGTCGCACGTTTGGTTTCGTACCCGCGAAGAAGGCTGGAGCGATATGGAATACATGCTGCGTAACTGGAATAGCTTCTGTTGGTTAGGTGGCGATCATATTTTGGACACACACGTGCACAACATTGATATTGTAAACTGGTTTATGGGGAAAACACCGGAAGCAGCCATTGGTTTTGGTGGACGGCATCGCAGATTGACCGGCGATCAGTACGATTTCTTTAGTATCGATTTCGATTTTGGAAAAGGTATCTCGTCACACAGTTTTTCGCGCCAGATTGATGGTTGTGCCAACCAACTTGGCGAAGTGATTATGGGAACCGAAGGTTACACTAACTGTAAAAATACGATCTTCAACCACGATGGATCAGTGAAATGGACTTACGAATATCCAAAAAATAAGGATGGCCGTTCCACCGGAGTTGTTGCGGTTTCTCCATACGTGCAGGAGCATATTCACCTGGTAACCTCTATCCGTACAAACAAGCCGGTAGTGGAGGCATACCGTACTGCCGAGTCTACATTAACGGCGATTATGGGACGAACAGCTGCTTATACCGGACAAAAGGTAACATGGGAAGAAATGATGACTTCGAATGAAAAGCTTGGGCCCGATAAGTACGAAATGGGTCCGGTTGATATGGAATTTCCAGTGCCAAAACAAGGAACTCAACATAAAGCCTAA